One stretch of Fictibacillus sp. b24 DNA includes these proteins:
- the ald gene encoding alanine dehydrogenase → MKIGVPTEIKNNENRVAMTPAGVLNLVASGHEVFIQKGAGIGSGFTDEEYESAGGVIVETPVQAWSMEMVMKVKEPLPEEYCFFREGLILFTYLHLAPEPELTKALTDNKVIGIAYETVQLPNGTLPLLTPMSEVAGRMAAQIGAQFLEKPKGGLGILLSGIPGVRRGKVTVIGGGVVGTNAAKIAMGLGADVTIIDLNPERLRQLDDIFGVEINTLISNPLNIALAVQESALVIGAVLIPGARAPKLVTEEMIKGMQPGSVIVDVAIDQGGIFETVDRITTHDNPTYEKYGVLHYAVANMPGAVPRTSTIGLTNVTVPYALQIANKGYAKACLDNEALLKGINTLDGFVTYKAVAEAHQLDYKDAVSILTQK, encoded by the coding sequence ATGAAAATTGGTGTACCGACTGAAATAAAAAATAACGAAAATCGTGTAGCTATGACTCCTGCTGGAGTTTTAAATCTCGTGGCGTCTGGTCATGAAGTGTTTATTCAAAAAGGTGCTGGAATCGGCTCTGGCTTTACAGATGAAGAATACGAAAGTGCTGGCGGCGTGATCGTTGAAACGCCTGTTCAGGCGTGGTCGATGGAAATGGTTATGAAAGTGAAAGAACCGCTGCCCGAGGAGTATTGTTTCTTTCGGGAAGGATTAATCCTGTTCACATATTTACATCTTGCACCTGAGCCTGAGTTAACTAAAGCGCTGACAGATAACAAGGTTATCGGCATTGCATATGAGACTGTACAGCTGCCAAACGGAACATTACCGTTGCTTACACCGATGAGCGAAGTAGCGGGAAGGATGGCTGCTCAGATTGGTGCTCAATTTTTAGAAAAACCTAAAGGCGGCCTAGGGATTTTGTTAAGTGGAATTCCTGGAGTTCGACGCGGCAAAGTAACGGTAATCGGCGGTGGAGTGGTTGGAACAAACGCTGCTAAAATTGCTATGGGACTTGGAGCAGATGTTACGATCATAGATTTAAATCCAGAACGTCTTCGTCAGCTTGATGATATTTTTGGTGTAGAAATTAATACTCTCATATCTAATCCGCTTAATATTGCGCTTGCTGTTCAAGAGTCTGCATTGGTAATTGGTGCCGTTTTAATCCCAGGAGCAAGGGCGCCTAAGCTCGTTACTGAAGAGATGATAAAAGGGATGCAGCCGGGTTCAGTAATTGTAGACGTTGCAATTGATCAGGGCGGTATTTTTGAAACCGTCGATCGCATTACAACACATGATAATCCGACTTATGAAAAGTATGGAGTTCTGCACTATGCAGTTGCAAACATGCCAGGTGCTGTTCCAAGAACTTCAACGATCGGGCTGACAAATGTGACTGTTCCTTATGCACTTCAAATCGCAAACAAAGGGTACGCGAAAGCATGTTTAGATAATGAAGCTTTACTAAAAGGAATTAATACGTTGGATGGTTTTGTAACGTATAAAGCTGTTGCTGAAGCACATCAGCTGGATTATAAAGATGCGGTTTCCATATTGACTCAAAAATAA